From Sulfurovum zhangzhouensis, one genomic window encodes:
- a CDS encoding porin family protein, whose protein sequence is MKKFVLMTSVASLMAMQLHAGGDIAPQEPVVEEAEMHEHAESDFYAVVKGLRITGDRVDHEGAILDGDSGYGFGIDLGYRLGNGFAVEYDFAYAKNTVSELDEFGAVVAEGDAKYYSHALDLVYTYELTETVGVFAKAGYEYEIEKIAEYNIDADDHGFNFGIGTEVAMGENYKFVAEYEHSTIEGPKGNAIFVGIMINF, encoded by the coding sequence ATGAAAAAATTTGTTTTGATGACATCTGTGGCATCATTGATGGCAATGCAACTGCATGCAGGCGGTGATATCGCACCTCAAGAGCCGGTAGTTGAAGAAGCAGAGATGCATGAGCATGCTGAATCTGACTTTTATGCAGTTGTTAAGGGCCTAAGAATTACAGGAGACAGAGTTGATCATGAAGGTGCAATACTTGATGGTGACAGCGGATACGGATTTGGTATTGACCTTGGTTACAGACTAGGAAATGGATTTGCAGTAGAGTATGATTTTGCGTATGCAAAAAATACTGTAAGTGAACTGGATGAATTTGGTGCCGTAGTTGCTGAGGGTGATGCAAAGTACTATAGTCATGCACTAGACCTTGTTTATACGTATGAATTGACTGAGACTGTCGGTGTATTTGCTAAAGCAGGATATGAATATGAGATCGAGAAGATCGCAGAGTATAATATAGATGCGGATGATCACGGATTCAATTTTGGTATCGGTACAGAAGTGGCAATGGGAGAAAACTATAAATTTGTAGCTGAGTACGAACACTCGACGATCGAAGGACCTAAGGGAAATGCTATTTTTGTGGGTATAATGATTAACTTTTAA